A stretch of the Anaeromyxobacter sp. genome encodes the following:
- a CDS encoding sigma-54-dependent Fis family transcriptional regulator, with protein MASILVVDDEQSMREFLEILLKKRGHLVSTAADEAGALARLSQGDLDLVITDLRLGRGSGLEVLRAVKAELPATEVVMVTAFATTENAIQAMKLGAYDYVQKPFKVDELSLVVEKALEHRALVAENRVLRHHLGAPGDRQLIGTSPAIEEVRRLVDKVAPARTTILVTGESGTGKEVVARAIHDRGGRADAPFVAINCGAIPEGLIESELFGHEKGSFTGASEARSGLFEVAGAGTLFLDEVGELPPPVQVKLLRALQERKIRRVGGTRDLAVAARIVAATNRDLAAEVKAGRFREDLFYRLNVIQLRLPPLRERRQDLPLFLAHFLTRVAEEQGCPEPRLSPEAERILLGWDYPGNVRELANVVERMVTLAEGPVIGPAVLPPTMRGPAGAVAGAPDQPAPLPEAGLDLQAHLDEVERSILEQALARTGGVKTEAARLLSLTFRSLRYRLAKFGIGGEGPAPQP; from the coding sequence ATGGCCTCCATCCTCGTGGTCGACGACGAGCAGTCGATGCGGGAGTTCCTCGAGATCCTGCTGAAGAAGCGCGGGCACCTGGTCTCCACCGCCGCCGACGAGGCCGGCGCGCTGGCGCGCCTGTCGCAGGGCGACCTGGACCTGGTCATCACCGACCTCCGGCTGGGGCGCGGCTCCGGCCTGGAGGTGCTCAGGGCCGTCAAGGCCGAGCTGCCCGCCACCGAGGTGGTCATGGTGACGGCCTTCGCCACCACCGAGAACGCCATCCAGGCCATGAAGCTGGGGGCCTACGACTACGTCCAGAAGCCCTTCAAGGTGGACGAGCTGTCGCTGGTGGTGGAGAAGGCGCTGGAGCACCGCGCCCTGGTGGCGGAGAACCGGGTGCTGCGCCACCACCTGGGCGCGCCCGGCGACCGCCAGCTGATCGGCACCTCGCCGGCCATCGAGGAGGTGCGCCGCCTGGTCGACAAGGTGGCGCCGGCCCGCACCACCATCCTGGTGACCGGGGAGAGCGGCACCGGCAAGGAGGTGGTGGCGCGCGCCATCCACGACCGCGGCGGGCGGGCCGACGCGCCCTTCGTGGCCATCAACTGCGGGGCCATCCCGGAGGGGCTCATCGAGTCGGAGCTCTTCGGCCACGAGAAGGGGAGCTTCACCGGGGCCAGCGAGGCGCGCAGCGGCCTCTTCGAGGTGGCCGGGGCCGGCACCCTGTTCCTCGACGAGGTGGGCGAGCTGCCGCCGCCGGTGCAGGTCAAGCTCCTGCGGGCCCTGCAGGAGCGCAAGATCCGCCGGGTGGGCGGCACCCGCGACCTGGCGGTGGCCGCCCGCATCGTGGCCGCCACCAACCGCGACCTGGCCGCCGAGGTGAAGGCCGGGCGCTTCCGCGAGGACCTCTTCTACCGGCTCAACGTCATCCAGCTCCGCCTGCCGCCGCTGCGCGAGCGGCGCCAGGACCTGCCGCTCTTCCTGGCCCACTTCCTCACCCGGGTGGCCGAGGAGCAGGGCTGCCCCGAGCCGCGCCTCTCGCCCGAGGCCGAGCGCATCCTGCTCGGCTGGGACTACCCCGGCAACGTGCGCGAGCTGGCCAACGTGGTGGAGCGGATGGTGACCCTGGCCGAGGGGCCGGTCATCGGCCCCGCGGTGCTGCCGCCCACCATGCGCGGCCCGGCCGGCGCCGTGGCGGGCGCGCCCGACCAGCCGGCCCCGCTGCCGGAGGCCGGCCTCGACCTGCAGGCCCACCTCGACGAGGTGGAGCGGTCCATCCTGGAGCAGGCGCTGGCCCGCACCGGCGGCGTCAAGACCGAGGCGGCCCGCCTGCTCAGCCTCACCTTCCGGTCGCTGCGCTACCGGCTGGCCAAGTTCGGC
- a CDS encoding PAS domain-containing protein produces MAETAGAPADPALHKKLVWLTFFRLVSVTVLLVGTVAVSWNVAEEKASFTGPLYGLVIGTYLAALASAWWLRLGRALRPLAYAQIAFDVATAAAVVGFTGWAESVFVFMFSLAIVNGAILLYRRGALIALLLALLTYLGLELLLARAAGAPPWPLLFVHAGAFAATAALAGYLAEQLRHTGERLAERESDLAAITALHESIVQSVTSGLVTLDVAGRVTFLNRAGEQIMGLGRREVVGQPAARWFAAFRTDTARGETDLVAAGGAALRLGYSTFPLLGRSGRALGTAVIFQDLTELRAMEVRLGRSERLADLGQLAAGLAHELRNPLASMMGSVELLRASSLGEDDRRLLDIVLREGGRLAQLVTEFLAFARPTPPRREPVDLAALAAETLEAFTFDPAAAGLELARRLEPATTRGDADQLRQVLWNLLVNAAQALGAGSAGGGRGRIEVACGPAPGGGALLSVADDGPGIDPEDRPRLFTPFFTTKPEGTGLGLATIHRIVDAHGGAVAVEGEPGRGARFTVRLPGAAGPAPG; encoded by the coding sequence ATGGCGGAGACGGCCGGCGCCCCGGCGGACCCGGCGCTCCACAAGAAGCTGGTCTGGCTCACCTTCTTCCGCCTGGTCTCGGTCACCGTGCTGCTGGTCGGCACGGTGGCGGTCTCCTGGAACGTCGCCGAGGAGAAGGCCTCGTTCACCGGGCCGCTCTACGGCCTGGTCATCGGCACCTACCTGGCGGCCCTGGCCTCGGCCTGGTGGCTGCGCCTGGGCCGGGCGCTGCGCCCGCTGGCCTACGCCCAGATCGCCTTCGACGTGGCCACCGCGGCGGCGGTGGTGGGCTTCACCGGCTGGGCCGAGAGCGTCTTCGTCTTCATGTTCTCGCTGGCCATCGTCAACGGCGCCATCCTGCTCTACCGGCGCGGCGCGCTGATCGCCCTGCTGCTGGCCCTGCTCACCTACCTGGGGCTGGAGCTCTTGCTGGCCCGCGCCGCCGGGGCGCCCCCCTGGCCGCTGCTCTTCGTGCACGCCGGCGCCTTCGCGGCCACCGCCGCCCTGGCCGGCTACCTGGCCGAGCAGCTGCGCCACACCGGCGAGCGGCTGGCCGAGCGCGAGAGCGACCTGGCCGCCATCACCGCCCTGCACGAGTCCATCGTGCAGTCGGTGACCAGCGGGTTGGTGACCCTGGACGTGGCCGGGCGGGTCACCTTCCTCAACCGGGCCGGTGAGCAGATCATGGGGCTCGGCCGGCGCGAGGTGGTGGGCCAGCCGGCGGCGCGCTGGTTCGCGGCCTTCCGCACCGACACCGCCCGCGGCGAGACCGACCTGGTCGCCGCCGGCGGCGCGGCGCTGCGGCTGGGCTACTCCACCTTCCCGCTCCTGGGGCGGAGCGGCCGGGCGCTCGGCACGGCCGTCATCTTCCAGGACCTGACCGAGCTCCGGGCCATGGAGGTCAGGCTGGGGCGCTCCGAGCGGCTGGCCGACCTGGGGCAGCTGGCGGCCGGCCTGGCCCACGAGCTGCGCAACCCGCTGGCCTCCATGATGGGCTCGGTCGAGCTGCTGCGCGCCTCCAGCCTGGGCGAGGACGACCGCCGCCTGCTCGACATCGTGCTGCGCGAGGGCGGCCGGCTGGCCCAGCTGGTCACCGAGTTCCTGGCCTTCGCCCGCCCCACCCCGCCGCGGCGCGAGCCGGTGGACCTGGCGGCCCTGGCGGCCGAGACCCTGGAGGCCTTCACCTTCGACCCGGCCGCGGCCGGGCTGGAGCTGGCGCGGCGCCTCGAGCCGGCCACCACCCGCGGCGACGCCGACCAGCTCCGCCAGGTGCTGTGGAACCTGCTGGTCAACGCCGCCCAGGCGCTGGGGGCGGGGTCGGCCGGCGGCGGGCGCGGCCGCATCGAGGTGGCCTGCGGGCCCGCCCCGGGCGGCGGGGCGCTGCTCTCGGTGGCCGACGACGGCCCGGGCATCGACCCGGAGGACCGGCCCCGCCTCTTCACCCCCTTCTTCACCACCAAGCCGGAGGGCACCGGCCTCGGGCTGGCCACCATCCACCGCATCGTGGACGCCCACGGCGGGGCCGTGGCGGTGGAGGGCGAGCCGGGGCGCGGCGCGCGCTTCACGGTGCGCCTGCCCGGCGCGGCCGGGCCGGCCCCGGGGTAG